The nucleotide sequence CATTTTTATCAATTTCAGCTCGATAATAAACACCAGGAGATCTAACCAGCTGACTAACTACAACTCTTTCCGCCCCATTAATTATAAATGTACCTCGGTCAGTCATCAGAGGAAAATCACCCATAAAAACCTCTTGCTCTTTTACTTCTCCCGTTTCCTTGTTAATTAACCTAGCCTTGATCCGCATGGGAGCATCATAAGTAAAATCACGTTCTTTACATTCTTCTACGGAATATTTAGGATCCTCTAAATGATAATCAATAACTTCCAAAACTAAATTTCCCGTAAAGTCCTGAATCGGCGAAACATCAGCAAACACCTCTCGAATACCATGTTCTAGAAACCACTGATAAGAATTCTGCTGAATTTCAATCAAATCAGGCATTTTTAATACTTCTTTAATTCGTGCAAAACTTTCCCGAACCGTTCTTCCTACTTTTATAGGCTGACGCATTAAAAAATTCACTCCCCAACCCATGTTTTTAATAAAAACACCTAATAGCAAGGTTTATGCCTTGCTATTTTAATCCATTTAACTACTTTAACCATATTTAGACAGTAATATCCCTATTATACAGACAATCACATCGCTAAACTTTAGCATATTTCTCCAGATCTGTCAAGGAGAAATTCACTTAAGGGGCAGAAAGGGACCTCAACTCCCTTATTGAGCCCCCTTTGTTCGTTTTCATTATATTTTTTGTGCCCTTACTTCAGCTCCACAGTTGCCCCAACTTCGGCTAATTTAGCTTTAATTTCTTCAGCTTCGTCTTTACTGACTCCTTCCTTAATTGCCTTAGGAGCCTGATCAACTAAGTCTTTGGCATCCTTGAGTCCCAAACCAGTAATTTCACGAACCACTTTAATTACATTGATTTTCTTGGGACCGATCTCACTTAACACCACATCAAATTCAGTTTTTTCATCTTCCTCTTCTTCGGCCACACCTGCAGCTGGAACAGCAGCCATAGCTACCGGAGCCGCAGCCGAAACCCCAAATTCCTCCTCAAAAGCTTTAACCAATTCCGAAAGCTCCAAAACGGTTAATTCCTTTACAGCTTCAATAATTTCATTAATTTTAGACATAATGTCCAAACCTCCCTAATTAATTTTCTTTTTCTTGCCGTAAAGCTTCCACGGCATAAACAAATTTTCTTTGTGGGCCTTGCAGTACATTAACTAAACCAACAATTAAACCCTGCATTCCCCAAACAACCTGGGTAAGTAATTCATCACGAGAAGGCAAATCAGCTAAAGCCCTGACTCCCTCTGCGTCCAGTGCTTTATTTTCTAAAGCACCCCCTTTAATAATCAATCGCTTATTCTTTTTAGCAAACTCCTTTAATACTTGTGGTCCGGAAACTGGATCAAGATTACTAAAAACACTAGCAGTAGGCCCATCTAAATAAGGGGTTAATCCTTCTAGACCACAATCAGCAACAGCACGACGGGCCAACGTGTTTTTTACTACTTTCATTTCCGCCCCGACTTGCCTTAATTTTGCCCTTAATTCCGTAATTTTGCTGACATTTAAACCACTGTAATTCACAAAAACAACTGATTGGGCTTTTTGTAAGTTAGTACTTATTTCTGCAACAACCTGTTTTTTTTGTTCCCGACTAGACAAAACATAACGCCTCCTTTCTGACGACTGCAATAAGAAAACCCCCGCAGACATACGAGGGCTTAGCATTGTTCATCTAAACCAACCTCGGTAGGTTTCTTAAGCCCTAGGGCCCCTACGGTCTACAGTCGGAAATCTTCTACTCACACAGTATAATAACTATCTATTTAAAAGTCAACCCCTTAAAAAACATTCTGCAAAATAATGTTTTTTCCTATTACTAAATCTATTTTTCATTTTACAACTTAGCGATTAAAATAATAATCAACAAATTGCCGCTGCCTCTTTAAAAAATGAGCTTTAATTTCCTCCCAGGAAATATCCCAAAACATTTGCGGAGTCGCCTCCTGCTCTGCATCTACAAAATAACCCCAAGCTTTAATAATTAAGGTCTGATAATTAGGCACCTCAAATTTTTTCTCTACTAAACTAATCATTTCTTCCAGCCGGAACTTTTCTTTTTCTAAACAATATAAATCTATAAAATCCTTTTTAGTGCCTCTTTGTACCAAAGCAACCAATTTCATGGCCGCAATATCCCGGAGCCCAGCAATCTTAACCCCCTGGTAGCACTCAAATTCATCCAAAAGAGGATACGGATAATGTAAAAAGCTAACCTTTACTTTACCCATAAAACCATGCACCGTACCCTCAGCCTGCCTAGTCACCGTAAAATCACCCAGCTCAGCTAACTTAGTCACCAATGCTAAAGAATCAAATTCCTGAGCACTAAAAAAATCCAAATCCTCTGACCAGCGGTGCCTCAAAAGCAGGGCTAAACCAGTACCCCCAGCCAAATAAAAATCTCGCAACAAACCCTTTTCCTTTAATTGGGCAAGCAAAAGATGTCTTTCTTTGGACATGATCAATTCAGGCACCTAATTTCCTCCCTTTTCAAGCCATAATAGTTTTGCCACATTGAAGCCGTTTGGGGTGAAATGAGCCTACTCCC is from Clostridia bacterium and encodes:
- the rplL gene encoding 50S ribosomal protein L7/L12, producing the protein MSKINEIIEAVKELTVLELSELVKAFEEEFGVSAAAPVAMAAVPAAGVAEEEEDEKTEFDVVLSEIGPKKINVIKVVREITGLGLKDAKDLVDQAPKAIKEGVSKDEAEEIKAKLAEVGATVELK
- the rplJ gene encoding 50S ribosomal protein L10 — its product is MSSREQKKQVVAEISTNLQKAQSVVFVNYSGLNVSKITELRAKLRQVGAEMKVVKNTLARRAVADCGLEGLTPYLDGPTASVFSNLDPVSGPQVLKEFAKKNKRLIIKGGALENKALDAEGVRALADLPSRDELLTQVVWGMQGLIVGLVNVLQGPQRKFVYAVEALRQEKEN
- a CDS encoding nucleotidyl transferase AbiEii/AbiGii toxin family protein, translated to MPELIMSKERHLLLAQLKEKGLLRDFYLAGGTGLALLLRHRWSEDLDFFSAQEFDSLALVTKLAELGDFTVTRQAEGTVHGFMGKVKVSFLHYPYPLLDEFECYQGVKIAGLRDIAAMKLVALVQRGTKKDFIDLYCLEKEKFRLEEMISLVEKKFEVPNYQTLIIKAWGYFVDAEQEATPQMFWDISWEEIKAHFLKRQRQFVDYYFNR